In a single window of the Callithrix jacchus isolate 240 chromosome 1, calJac240_pri, whole genome shotgun sequence genome:
- the A4GALT gene encoding lactosylceramide 4-alpha-galactosyltransferase, which yields MSKPPDLLLRLLRGAPRQRVCTLFIIGFKFTFCVSIMIYWHIVGEPKEQGQLYNLPADIPCPTLAPLAPPSHSPPPGDIFFLETSDRTNPNFLFMCSVESAARTHPESRVLVLMKGLPGGNASLPRHLGISLLSCFPNVQMLPLDLRELFRDTPLADWYAAVQGRWEPYLLPVLSDASRIALMWKFGGIYLDTDFIVLKNLRNLTNVLGTQSRYVLNGAFLAFERRHKFMALCMRDFVDHYNGWIWGHQGPQLLTRVFKKWCSIRSLTESHACHGVTTLPPEAFYPIPWQDWKKYFEDISPQELPRLLNATYAVHVWNKKSQGTHFEVTSRALLAQLHAHYCPTTHEAMKMYL from the coding sequence ATGTCCAAGCCCCCCGACCTCCTGCTGCGGCTGCTCCGGGGCGCCCCAAGGCAGCGGGTCTGCACCCTGTTCATCATCGGCTTCAAGTTCACGTTTTGCGTCTCCATCATGATCTACTGGCACATCGTGGGAGAGCCCAAGGAGCAAGGGCAGCTCTATAACCTGCCAGCAGATATCCCCTGCCCCACCTTGGCACCCCTCGCCCCTCCCTCCCACAGCCCTCCTCCGGGCGACATCTTCTTCCTAGAGACTTCAGACCGGACCAACCCCAACTTCCTCTTCATGTGCTCGGTGGAGTCTGCCGCCAGAACTCACCCCGAATCGCGTGTGCTGGTCCTGATGAAAGGGCTTCCAGGTGGCAACGCCTCCCTGCCCCGGCACCTGGGCATCTCGCTTCTGAGCTGCTTTCCCAATGTACAGATGCTCCCGCTGGACCTGCGGGAGCTGTTCCGGGACACGCCCCTGGCTGACTGGTACGCAGCGGTGCAGGGGCGCTGGGAGCCCTACCTGCTGCCCGTGCTGTCTGATGCCTCCAGGATCGCACTCATGTGGAAGTTCGGTGGCATCTACCTGGACACAGACTTCATTGTCCTCAAGAACCTGAGGAACCTGACCAACGTGTTGGGCACCCAGTCCCGCTATGTCCTCAACGGCGCCTTCCTGGCCTTCGAACGCCGGCACAAGTTCATGGCGCTGTGCATGCGGGACTTCGTGGACCACTACAACGGCTGGATCTGGGGCCACCAGGGCCCCCAGCTGCTCACACGTGTCTTCAAGAAGTGGTGCTCCATCCGCAGCCTCACTGAGAGCCACGCCTGCCATGGGGTCACCACCCTGCCCCCCGAGGCCTTCTACCCCATCCCCTGGCAGGACTGGAAGAAGTACTTCGAGGACATCAGCCCCCAGGAGCTGCCCCGGCTGCTCAACGCCACCTATGCCGTCCACGTGTGGAACAAGAAGAGCCAGGGAACACACTTCGAGGTCACGTCCAGGGCGCTGCTGGCCCAGCTCCATGCCCACTACTGCCCCACAACGCATGAGGCCATGAAGATGTACTTGTGA